In one Halorubrum sp. CBA1229 genomic region, the following are encoded:
- a CDS encoding universal stress protein: MSPTIDSILVPTDGSDGAQIGARRGVDLAATVGADLHAVSVVDSHEIESGLDADSQAERERLLEAEAERAVDSVADLARTHLSGEITTAVESGVPVQTINDYVDTRDIDLIVMGTQGRTGFERVVLGSVAEKTVRTADVPVVTVTPDADIGDIGDQPCENVLLPTDGSEGAELAIEWGITLAEAYGATVHTVYSVDTSRFGGVEESAEIHDALGQAGREALETVRERSRAADVSVTGSIATGPAARTILSYGEEHDVDIIVMGTHGRSGLRRHLIGSVTETVVRNAAVPVCCVPMR; encoded by the coding sequence ATGAGCCCGACGATCGACTCAATTCTCGTGCCGACCGACGGCAGCGACGGGGCGCAGATAGGGGCACGGCGAGGGGTCGATCTCGCCGCCACGGTCGGTGCCGACCTCCACGCGGTGTCGGTGGTCGACAGCCACGAAATCGAATCCGGTCTGGACGCCGACAGTCAGGCCGAACGGGAGCGGCTGCTCGAAGCGGAGGCCGAACGGGCGGTGGATTCCGTCGCGGACCTCGCTCGAACTCATCTCTCCGGGGAAATCACTACCGCCGTGGAGTCGGGGGTCCCGGTCCAGACGATCAACGACTACGTCGATACCCGCGACATCGATCTCATCGTGATGGGGACGCAGGGACGGACGGGGTTCGAACGGGTCGTGCTCGGGAGCGTCGCGGAGAAGACCGTCCGGACCGCGGACGTCCCGGTCGTCACGGTGACTCCGGACGCGGACATCGGCGATATCGGCGATCAGCCGTGCGAAAACGTGCTTCTTCCGACCGACGGCAGCGAGGGAGCGGAACTCGCGATCGAGTGGGGGATCACCCTCGCCGAGGCGTACGGGGCAACGGTGCACACCGTCTACTCCGTCGACACGAGTCGGTTCGGTGGCGTTGAGGAGTCGGCGGAGATCCACGACGCGCTCGGGCAGGCCGGACGGGAGGCGCTCGAGACGGTCCGCGAACGTTCCCGAGCGGCTGACGTCAGCGTCACGGGCAGTATCGCGACCGGCCCGGCCGCACGCACGATCCTCTCGTACGGCGAGGAACACGATGTCGACATCATCGTGATGGGAACGCACGGCCGATCCGGCCTCAGACGCCATCTCATCGGAAGCGTCACCGAGACGGTCGTACGCAACGCGGCTGTACCGGTCTGTTGTGTCCCGATGCGGTGA
- a CDS encoding DUF2150 family protein codes for MTDDDAVETFYTDDRWQNWLDRLKEEDLDPENEDSARLLLNLQDDAAIAVVKVLAALDEDRIDEDRAVEEIRGVRDIVLADVDFDDEDKVMLIDGVQTSLVPVFYAAEEYVVGGVVEGDVTEFVRAAADAEAEDDLDAALGYVVQAGTRVIDGEQLDIDLVEDLEYGLVSEWVNGLDSLQSAIEDPEVVEEED; via the coding sequence ATGACCGACGACGACGCCGTTGAAACGTTTTATACCGACGACCGCTGGCAGAACTGGCTCGACCGCTTGAAAGAGGAGGACCTCGACCCCGAGAACGAGGACTCGGCGCGGCTCCTCTTGAACCTCCAGGACGACGCGGCGATCGCCGTCGTGAAGGTGCTCGCGGCGCTCGACGAGGACCGCATCGACGAGGACCGCGCAGTCGAGGAGATCCGCGGCGTGCGCGACATCGTCCTCGCCGACGTCGACTTCGACGACGAGGACAAGGTGATGCTGATCGACGGCGTCCAGACCTCGCTCGTCCCCGTCTTCTACGCGGCCGAGGAGTACGTCGTCGGCGGCGTCGTCGAGGGCGACGTGACCGAGTTCGTGCGCGCGGCCGCCGACGCGGAGGCCGAGGACGACCTCGACGCCGCGCTCGGCTACGTCGTGCAGGCCGGGACCCGCGTCATCGACGGCGAACAGCTCGACATCGACCTCGTCGAGGATCTGGAGTACGGGCTCGTCTCGGAGTGGGTCAACGGGCTCGACTCCCTGCAGTCCGCGATCGAGGACCCCGAAGTCGTCGAGGAAGAGGACTGA
- a CDS encoding universal stress protein: MISRVLVPMDESEMARKALEYALENHRDAEITVLHVAGGPSPWGGAATSLALEEDIEAAAEERAKEVFDDARELAAEYGVEVSTEVQLGHPARTILNRAGDFDAVVIGSHGGSLADRLVVGNVAQKVFRNSPVPVIVAR; the protein is encoded by the coding sequence ATGATATCGCGAGTTCTCGTCCCGATGGACGAGTCGGAGATGGCCCGGAAAGCGCTTGAGTACGCCCTCGAGAATCATCGCGACGCGGAGATCACCGTCTTGCACGTCGCTGGCGGGCCGTCGCCGTGGGGAGGAGCGGCCACGTCACTCGCGCTCGAGGAGGATATCGAAGCGGCGGCCGAAGAGCGTGCGAAGGAGGTGTTCGACGACGCTCGGGAGCTCGCGGCCGAGTACGGTGTCGAAGTCAGCACCGAGGTTCAGTTGGGACATCCGGCTCGGACGATTCTGAATAGAGCCGGCGACTTCGACGCGGTCGTGATCGGGAGCCACGGCGGCTCGCTGGCCGATCGACTGGTCGTCGGGAACGTCGCCCAGAAGGTGTTCCGCAACTCGCCCGTTCCCGTCATCGTCGCTCGGTGA
- a CDS encoding universal stress protein produces MTDLDIDLVLVPVDGSEESHEAVDYAIAVATEYDASVHALYVLDEDVVRAIDHGVVAESDVADDTEAFTESVARRAEAAGVGHSNSVAAGFSTSVKTVHPGSVVLDTAEELDSDFIVVPREPVTGDPGEVLGKAAEYVLLYASQPVLSV; encoded by the coding sequence ATGACCGATCTCGACATCGACCTCGTCCTCGTTCCCGTCGACGGTAGCGAGGAGTCCCACGAGGCGGTCGACTACGCGATCGCGGTCGCCACCGAGTACGACGCGAGCGTCCACGCACTCTACGTGTTAGACGAGGACGTGGTCCGCGCCATCGACCACGGGGTGGTCGCCGAGAGCGACGTCGCCGACGACACCGAGGCGTTCACGGAGTCCGTCGCGCGGCGCGCGGAGGCGGCCGGGGTGGGCCACAGCAACTCCGTCGCGGCCGGCTTCTCGACGTCGGTGAAAACGGTTCACCCGGGGAGCGTCGTGCTCGACACGGCCGAGGAGCTGGACTCGGACTTCATCGTGGTCCCGCGCGAGCCCGTGACGGGCGACCCGGGCGAGGTGCTCGGGAAGGCGGCCGAGTACGTCCTCCTCTACGCGAGCCAGCCGGTCCTGTCGGTGTGA
- a CDS encoding L-lactate permease codes for MTGELSGGEAVLPVNPIYAGLAALPLLLLLFTLVVLRWRAHEAASVGMFSAAAVALTAYGMPVEALSVASAKGVWDAVFVLYVILPALVFYHVIERADGFEALRTRIKSFTDNELFLVLAFGWVFVSFMQSISGFGTPIVVVAPLLLALGVKPVYSVAIPLIGHAWANTFGTLGVAWLALVQVTEMQSVAVTALALAVLLWIPNLIAGFSIAWIYGRTDAVRYAAPMILIVSLIHGGGQLAAVTVIPPEFANFFAATVGLLALGPLAMWDRYATATDAIGERLVMTEDLSPAAGADGDGTGAVADGGVATPADAAAPDDDLMSLKLAALPFAVLAAIAFVTAVVTPLGNALGSLKVGLSFPEIATGLGVVTEAAAPYSPFAPLSHPGTFLLVSALAAFLAYRRGGYYEIAASRADGDRSAFTRAVLATAVPASIAVISFLVMAKLMDHSGQVLVLAEGTASVATPSSYGFLSPLIGSLGAFMTSSNTASNILFGGLQQQTAAQLGGISEALILAGQSAGGAIGNAISPGNVILGTTAAGIVGREGDVLRVTIPWVAAVAALVGLAIVLLNAAGLLGVA; via the coding sequence GTGACGGGGGAGCTTTCCGGGGGGGAGGCCGTGCTGCCAGTTAACCCGATCTACGCGGGGCTGGCGGCGCTGCCGCTGCTGTTGCTGCTGTTCACGCTCGTGGTGTTGCGGTGGCGCGCCCACGAGGCGGCGTCGGTCGGGATGTTCTCGGCGGCCGCGGTCGCGCTGACGGCGTACGGGATGCCGGTCGAGGCGCTCTCGGTGGCGAGCGCGAAAGGGGTGTGGGACGCGGTGTTCGTCCTCTACGTGATCCTCCCGGCGCTGGTGTTCTACCACGTCATCGAGCGGGCGGACGGCTTCGAGGCGCTGCGCACCCGAATCAAGTCGTTCACCGACAACGAGCTGTTCTTAGTGCTCGCGTTCGGCTGGGTGTTCGTCTCGTTCATGCAGTCGATCTCCGGGTTCGGGACGCCGATCGTCGTCGTCGCGCCGCTGCTGCTCGCGCTCGGCGTGAAGCCGGTGTACTCGGTCGCGATCCCGCTGATCGGCCACGCGTGGGCGAACACCTTCGGCACGCTCGGGGTGGCGTGGCTCGCGTTAGTGCAGGTCACCGAGATGCAGAGCGTCGCGGTCACGGCGCTCGCGCTCGCCGTCCTGCTGTGGATCCCGAACCTGATCGCCGGCTTCTCGATCGCCTGGATCTACGGGCGGACGGACGCGGTGCGGTACGCCGCCCCCATGATCCTGATCGTCTCGCTGATCCACGGCGGCGGCCAGCTCGCCGCGGTGACGGTCATCCCCCCGGAGTTCGCGAACTTCTTCGCGGCGACGGTGGGGCTGCTCGCGCTCGGGCCGCTCGCGATGTGGGACCGGTACGCGACCGCGACCGACGCGATCGGGGAGCGGCTCGTGATGACCGAGGACCTGAGTCCCGCCGCGGGCGCCGACGGCGACGGGACCGGGGCGGTCGCCGACGGCGGCGTGGCGACGCCCGCCGACGCGGCCGCTCCCGACGACGACCTGATGAGCCTCAAACTCGCGGCGTTACCGTTCGCCGTGCTCGCCGCGATCGCGTTCGTCACCGCGGTCGTGACCCCGCTCGGTAACGCGCTCGGGAGCCTCAAAGTCGGCCTGAGCTTCCCCGAGATCGCGACCGGGCTCGGCGTCGTGACCGAGGCGGCGGCGCCGTACTCGCCGTTCGCGCCGCTGTCGCACCCGGGGACGTTCCTGCTCGTCAGCGCGCTGGCCGCGTTCCTCGCGTACCGTCGCGGCGGCTACTACGAGATCGCCGCGTCGCGGGCCGACGGGGACCGCTCGGCGTTCACGCGGGCGGTCCTCGCGACCGCGGTCCCGGCGTCGATCGCGGTGATCTCCTTCCTCGTCATGGCGAAGCTGATGGACCACAGCGGGCAGGTGCTCGTCCTCGCGGAGGGGACCGCGAGCGTCGCGACGCCGAGCTCCTACGGGTTCCTCTCGCCGCTCATCGGCTCGCTCGGCGCGTTCATGACGTCGAGCAACACGGCGTCGAACATCCTGTTCGGCGGGCTCCAACAGCAGACGGCCGCCCAGCTCGGCGGGATCTCGGAGGCGCTGATCCTCGCCGGCCAGAGCGCCGGCGGCGCCATCGGGAACGCGATCTCGCCGGGCAACGTCATCCTGGGGACGACCGCGGCCGGCATCGTCGGCCGCGAGGGCGACGTGCTCCGGGTCACCATCCCGTGGGTCGCCGCCGTCGCCGCGCTCGTCGGGCTCGCCATCGTCCTGCTGAACGCCGCGGGGCTGCTGGGGGTGGCCTGA
- a CDS encoding DUF63 family protein, with product MMGGAPPFLPAGTTLPPLPYLAVVLLAAGAVGLALRRNPPRVTGRHVLALAPWMALGSAAHVLYVVDALPPVLSPLAGSPTVYLTVGSLAGAAWLAIATGPPERVPTALAAAGALLLVPVVGTALATGVSPAGARWSTVALVASLPVAAAVWVGLTRLRPETAVTGGVGALAVFGHALDGVSTAVGTTQLGFGERTPLSRILLGFDWIPTVPVLGEGWVFLLVKLAVASGVVWLFAEYVRDRPAEGYLLLGFVAAVGLGPAAHNLLLFAVVG from the coding sequence GTGATGGGCGGCGCGCCCCCGTTCCTCCCCGCCGGCACGACGCTCCCGCCGCTCCCGTACCTCGCCGTCGTCCTGCTCGCGGCCGGCGCGGTCGGCCTCGCACTCCGCCGGAACCCCCCGCGGGTCACCGGTCGCCACGTGCTCGCGCTCGCGCCGTGGATGGCGCTCGGGTCCGCGGCCCACGTGCTGTACGTCGTCGACGCGCTCCCGCCGGTCCTCTCACCGCTCGCCGGCTCCCCGACGGTGTACCTCACGGTCGGGTCGCTCGCGGGCGCGGCGTGGCTCGCGATCGCGACCGGCCCGCCGGAGCGGGTCCCGACCGCCCTCGCCGCCGCCGGCGCGCTCCTCCTCGTCCCGGTCGTCGGGACCGCGCTCGCGACCGGGGTCTCGCCGGCCGGTGCGCGGTGGTCGACGGTCGCGCTCGTCGCGAGCCTGCCGGTCGCCGCCGCGGTCTGGGTCGGTCTGACGCGGCTCCGCCCCGAGACCGCCGTCACCGGCGGCGTGGGCGCGCTCGCGGTGTTCGGCCACGCGCTCGACGGCGTCTCGACCGCGGTGGGGACGACCCAGCTCGGCTTCGGGGAGCGCACGCCGCTCTCCCGGATCCTCCTGGGGTTTGACTGGATCCCGACGGTGCCGGTGCTCGGCGAGGGGTGGGTGTTCCTGCTGGTGAAGCTCGCGGTGGCCAGCGGCGTGGTCTGGCTGTTCGCGGAGTACGTCCGCGACCGACCGGCCGAGGGATACCTCCTGCTCGGGTTCGTGGCCGCCGTCGGCCTCGGGCCGGCCGCGCACAACCTCCTCCTGTTCGCGGTCGTCGGATAG
- a CDS encoding DUF456 domain-containing protein, with translation MALPAAELAIALLVVWTASSFVPFVPSGVLAALTVVGYAYTTGFAEPGLAVLLALVLVSLSASAAELLSGFVSGKLGGAPTRTVAAGTVAGVLLVFVLGPIGFVVGLGGTVFLAGLYGNADEPRAAARQSVYAVIGALASSLIQAVMLASVAVVFALSVL, from the coding sequence ATGGCTCTCCCCGCGGCCGAACTCGCGATCGCGCTGCTCGTCGTCTGGACGGCCAGCTCGTTCGTCCCGTTCGTGCCGAGCGGCGTCCTCGCGGCGCTGACCGTCGTCGGGTACGCGTACACCACAGGCTTCGCCGAGCCCGGTCTCGCCGTGCTGCTCGCGCTCGTCCTCGTCTCGCTCTCGGCCTCCGCGGCGGAGCTACTGTCGGGGTTCGTCTCGGGGAAACTCGGCGGCGCGCCGACGCGGACGGTCGCCGCCGGCACGGTCGCCGGCGTCCTGTTGGTGTTCGTTTTGGGTCCGATCGGTTTCGTCGTCGGACTGGGCGGAACCGTCTTCCTCGCGGGGCTTTACGGGAACGCCGACGAGCCGCGCGCCGCCGCCCGGCAGTCGGTGTACGCGGTGATCGGTGCCCTCGCCAGCTCGCTCATACAGGCGGTTATGCTGGCCAGCGTCGCCGTCGTATTTGCGCTCTCCGTTCTATAA
- a CDS encoding pirin family protein, translated as MEHATESEPDLHKAPVTTASRDQGAFRTNFNFPGRNRPDHEDHGYGPLSTVVESFMDPGTLIPMHQHRDEAIVSWVPAGVMRHDDGEGNRLVTDADHLMVMNAGGGFRHSEETLADDPPLRMLQIFVRPHDLDLEPGIQHEPLPDPVANEWRHLFAPAATDHPLTVRNAVHCYDLRLDAGEGVPLPGDGESTGDTDGWDVYFYVFEGAVEAAGQTFDRAESGLWTGGPAPTLTATEDAVVVAFRLDPEAPITRQGTIGR; from the coding sequence ATGGAACACGCGACCGAGTCCGAGCCCGACCTCCACAAGGCCCCGGTGACGACCGCCTCCCGGGACCAGGGCGCGTTCAGGACGAACTTCAACTTCCCCGGCCGGAACCGGCCGGACCACGAGGACCACGGGTACGGCCCGCTGTCGACCGTCGTCGAGTCGTTCATGGACCCCGGGACGCTGATCCCGATGCATCAGCACCGCGACGAGGCGATCGTCTCGTGGGTGCCGGCGGGCGTCATGCGCCACGACGACGGCGAGGGCAACCGGCTCGTCACCGACGCCGACCACCTCATGGTCATGAACGCCGGCGGCGGGTTCCGGCACTCCGAGGAGACGCTCGCCGACGACCCGCCGCTCCGGATGCTCCAGATCTTCGTCCGGCCGCACGACCTCGACCTCGAACCGGGGATCCAACACGAGCCCCTGCCGGATCCGGTCGCGAACGAGTGGCGGCACCTGTTCGCGCCGGCCGCGACGGACCACCCGCTGACCGTCCGCAACGCCGTCCACTGCTACGACCTCCGACTCGACGCGGGCGAGGGAGTCCCGCTTCCGGGGGACGGCGAGTCGACGGGCGACACCGACGGCTGGGACGTCTACTTCTACGTGTTCGAGGGCGCGGTCGAGGCCGCGGGGCAGACGTTCGACCGCGCCGAGAGCGGGCTCTGGACCGGCGGCCCGGCGCCGACGCTGACCGCGACCGAGGACGCGGTCGTCGTCGCCTTCCGACTCGATCCCGAGGCGCCGATCACGCGACAGGGCACGATCGGGCGGTAG
- a CDS encoding abortive infection protein encodes MVRTPGSRSRSNAPFWTTVAVAALYLPVSIAARALVDPEYAAAVEPVPRSVVDVAGSPLGTVLAAALWLPVAGGFLYAFATELATMRSRTAWSPPDKGYLILAAGSLLAHPLTGLPFVFLLVAGYTLHRTLRVR; translated from the coding sequence ATGGTCCGCACGCCGGGTTCGCGGTCGCGCTCGAACGCCCCCTTTTGGACGACGGTCGCGGTCGCGGCGCTGTACCTCCCGGTGTCGATCGCGGCCCGCGCGCTCGTCGACCCGGAGTACGCGGCCGCGGTCGAGCCGGTCCCCCGTTCGGTTGTCGATGTCGCGGGGTCGCCGCTCGGGACGGTCTTGGCCGCGGCGCTGTGGCTCCCCGTCGCGGGCGGGTTCCTCTACGCCTTCGCGACCGAGCTGGCGACGATGCGGAGCCGGACCGCGTGGTCGCCGCCCGACAAGGGGTATCTCATCCTCGCGGCCGGCTCGCTGCTGGCGCACCCGCTCACGGGGCTCCCGTTCGTGTTCCTCCTCGTCGCCGGCTACACGCTCCACCGGACGCTGCGGGTGCGCTAG
- a CDS encoding universal stress protein: MSADTNTADIETTDVAAAGTADPTATGETAVPNAVDDATDSTRSAPGSTGSARSPSVFERVLVVTGDDEAGRAAVDAGLDVAAAHGATVDALYVVDTSEHWDMVVERRERTGEALVEDAAARGEAVGVDVEKRFRYGTPHEEVLDFADAHGADLIVVGSARRTGLDRLVHPETLPTRVQRGASAPVMVVGADD; encoded by the coding sequence ATGTCCGCCGACACCAACACCGCCGACATCGAGACCACCGACGTCGCCGCCGCCGGCACCGCCGATCCGACCGCCACCGGGGAGACCGCCGTCCCGAACGCGGTCGACGACGCGACCGATTCGACGCGCAGCGCGCCCGGCTCGACCGGGTCGGCGCGGAGCCCCTCCGTCTTCGAGCGCGTGCTCGTCGTCACCGGCGACGACGAAGCCGGCCGCGCCGCGGTCGACGCGGGGCTCGACGTCGCCGCCGCCCACGGCGCGACGGTCGACGCGCTGTACGTCGTCGACACCAGCGAACACTGGGACATGGTCGTCGAGCGCCGCGAGCGGACGGGCGAGGCGCTCGTCGAGGACGCCGCGGCCCGCGGTGAGGCCGTCGGCGTCGACGTGGAGAAGCGGTTCCGGTACGGCACCCCCCACGAGGAGGTGCTCGACTTCGCCGACGCCCACGGCGCCGATCTGATCGTGGTCGGCTCCGCGCGCCGCACCGGACTCGACCGGCTCGTCCACCCCGAGACGCTCCCCACTCGGGTCCAGCGCGGCGCCTCCGCGCCGGTGATGGTCGTCGGCGCCGACGACTGA
- a CDS encoding OFA family MFS transporter, which produces MGDGDEGSGTDAETGRSAAGDGSESDPVGDGDVDLDEADGGVDYAGRASSILGFSRWWQIVAAAGMMAAVSPYQYVWSSIEQPLAQGLDIALPALGAVFSFYVVFQSLSQFPAGKWRDSRGPGALTFVAALLAGGGYIGLAYATAVWQLYLLYSLGAIGVGIVYTVAVNTAVKWFPDRTGLTTGIGTMAFAGGSALVVPYVRANATVSAYSDVLRNVGLAILVVTLVGAFLLRDPPEDWLGLEDGDDRGGGNGSDDGLAASLRGRAYTTREMLSTWQFWLLYAMFVAMAGADLIVIANVVRFAEQFGLAAVVATAAATLLPVAAGVSRMILGEASDRFDRKKVMAASFVLAGVFRLALIAAGRAEAGIAFVGLVMAAMFFSSPLFVYFPSVIADYYGAKNSSGNYAVLYTAKVGGGVFAGTVTGYLVASFGWVPTFALGGGLAIAAGLAALVLRPPSGSGMETETPAPAD; this is translated from the coding sequence ATGGGTGACGGCGACGAGGGCTCCGGGACCGACGCCGAGACCGGGAGGAGCGCCGCCGGCGACGGCTCCGAGTCGGACCCCGTCGGCGACGGAGACGTCGACCTCGACGAGGCCGACGGCGGCGTCGATTACGCCGGTCGGGCGTCGTCGATCCTCGGGTTCTCCCGGTGGTGGCAGATCGTCGCCGCCGCGGGGATGATGGCCGCGGTCAGCCCCTACCAGTACGTCTGGTCGTCTATCGAGCAGCCGCTCGCTCAGGGGCTCGACATCGCGCTGCCGGCGCTCGGCGCGGTGTTCTCGTTTTACGTCGTCTTCCAGTCGCTCTCGCAGTTCCCCGCCGGCAAGTGGCGCGACAGCCGCGGTCCGGGCGCGCTCACCTTCGTCGCGGCGCTTTTGGCCGGGGGCGGGTACATCGGGCTGGCGTACGCGACGGCCGTCTGGCAGCTCTACCTGCTGTACTCGCTCGGCGCGATCGGCGTGGGGATCGTGTACACGGTCGCGGTGAACACAGCGGTCAAGTGGTTCCCCGACCGGACGGGGCTCACGACCGGCATCGGGACGATGGCGTTCGCGGGCGGGAGCGCCCTCGTGGTGCCGTACGTGCGGGCGAACGCGACCGTGTCGGCGTACAGCGACGTGCTCCGGAACGTCGGCCTCGCCATCCTCGTCGTCACGCTCGTCGGCGCGTTCCTCCTGCGGGACCCCCCGGAGGACTGGCTCGGGTTGGAGGACGGAGACGACCGGGGAGGCGGGAACGGGAGCGACGACGGCCTCGCGGCCTCGCTCCGCGGGCGGGCGTACACGACCCGCGAGATGCTGTCGACCTGGCAGTTCTGGCTGCTGTACGCGATGTTCGTCGCGATGGCCGGCGCCGACCTGATCGTCATCGCCAACGTCGTGCGGTTCGCCGAGCAGTTCGGATTGGCGGCGGTCGTCGCGACCGCGGCGGCGACCCTGCTGCCCGTCGCCGCCGGCGTCTCGCGGATGATCCTCGGGGAGGCATCGGACCGCTTCGACCGGAAGAAGGTGATGGCGGCCTCGTTCGTGCTCGCCGGGGTGTTCCGGCTCGCGCTGATCGCCGCCGGGCGCGCCGAGGCCGGGATCGCCTTCGTGGGGCTGGTGATGGCGGCGATGTTCTTCTCCTCGCCGCTGTTCGTCTACTTCCCGTCGGTGATCGCCGACTACTACGGCGCCAAGAACTCCTCCGGCAACTACGCCGTCCTCTACACAGCGAAGGTCGGCGGCGGCGTCTTCGCGGGGACGGTCACCGGATACCTCGTCGCGTCGTTCGGCTGGGTCCCGACGTTCGCGCTCGGGGGCGGCCTCGCGATCGCCGCCGGGCTGGCGGCGCTCGTCCTCCGCCCGCCGAGCGGCTCCGGGATGGAGACCGAGACGCCGGCGCCGGCAGACTAA
- a CDS encoding FAD-dependent oxidoreductase, whose product MTEIGIVGAGAGAAAAAFVIDEAAPDADVTVLEKSGGLCGRAATRRRDELTYDYGANYLKSDDERVVELITETLDDEGLVDVTEPVYTFDADGEVSPGRDADEHKWSYRRGLTQVAKRLFGRTDATVHRRTRVETVRRVGERWAVDDADGETWGPFDALLVNPPAPQTAELLRDAEWESPVRESLVDAAGGVAYRSVWTAVLHYPFAVDVPYYGLVNTDDEHAVGWISREECKAGHVPDGETLLIVQAGPEWSAERYDDDPAANVADLADHAASIVGDDRLADPAWTDHQGWRYALPDDGVDRGPIDSARQEGLYLLGDWVAGEGRLHAALANGLDTGERVVYGL is encoded by the coding sequence ATGACCGAAATCGGCATCGTCGGCGCCGGCGCGGGCGCCGCGGCGGCGGCGTTCGTCATCGACGAGGCGGCACCCGACGCGGACGTGACCGTTCTCGAGAAGTCCGGCGGGCTCTGCGGCCGCGCGGCGACCCGGCGCCGCGACGAGCTCACGTACGACTACGGCGCGAACTACCTGAAGTCCGACGACGAGCGCGTCGTCGAGCTGATCACCGAGACGCTCGACGACGAGGGGCTCGTCGACGTCACCGAGCCGGTGTACACCTTCGACGCCGACGGCGAGGTGTCGCCCGGTCGCGACGCCGACGAGCACAAGTGGAGCTACCGGCGCGGGCTCACGCAGGTCGCGAAGCGGCTGTTCGGTCGGACCGACGCGACGGTCCACCGGCGGACTCGCGTCGAGACCGTCCGCCGGGTCGGCGAGCGCTGGGCGGTCGACGACGCCGACGGCGAGACGTGGGGGCCGTTCGACGCGCTCCTCGTGAACCCGCCGGCGCCGCAGACGGCCGAGCTCCTCCGAGACGCCGAGTGGGAGTCGCCGGTCCGCGAGTCGCTCGTCGACGCCGCGGGCGGCGTGGCGTACCGGTCGGTGTGGACGGCGGTGTTGCACTACCCGTTCGCGGTCGACGTGCCCTACTACGGCCTCGTCAACACCGACGACGAGCACGCCGTCGGCTGGATCTCCCGCGAGGAGTGCAAGGCGGGCCACGTCCCGGACGGCGAGACGCTGCTCATCGTTCAGGCGGGTCCCGAGTGGTCGGCCGAGCGCTACGACGACGACCCGGCCGCGAACGTCGCCGATCTCGCCGACCACGCCGCCTCGATCGTGGGCGACGACCGGCTGGCGGACCCGGCGTGGACCGACCATCAGGGGTGGCGCTACGCGCTCCCCGACGACGGCGTCGACCGGGGCCCGATCGACTCCGCCCGGCAGGAGGGTCTCTACCTGCTCGGTGACTGGGTCGCCGGCGAGGGGCGACTGCACGCCGCTCTCGCGAACGGACTCGATACGGGCGAGCGCGTCGTCTACGGGCTGTAG
- a CDS encoding Dam family site-specific DNA-(adenine-N6)-methyltransferase yields MAEPILKWAGGKRQLLDELYARFPASYGRYHEPFVGGGALFFDLEPADGTINDANPRLINFYERVRDEPEALIERLAAFDDPDADPDPSLPFHEETPRGRDVESYYYQQRARFNRRPYEGEFDPLEEAALLLYLNRTCYNGLYRENADGGFNVPVGQYADPDWVQRDRIRRASDVLASAEIRNDDFAYVLDAAEPGDLVYFDPPYEPMSATANFNEYGADGFDREDQRRLLDVAGELDEAGVRVVLSNSGVMYEPYADAGFRVDREDATRAINSDADNRDAVDEIVATNVPPDERRTAGQRELSGF; encoded by the coding sequence ATGGCCGAGCCGATCCTGAAGTGGGCCGGCGGCAAGCGCCAGCTGCTCGACGAGCTATACGCTCGGTTCCCGGCCTCGTACGGCCGGTACCACGAGCCGTTCGTCGGCGGCGGCGCCCTCTTCTTCGATCTGGAGCCCGCGGACGGGACGATCAACGACGCGAACCCGCGGCTGATCAACTTCTACGAGCGGGTGCGCGACGAGCCGGAGGCGCTCATCGAGCGGCTGGCGGCGTTCGACGACCCCGACGCCGACCCGGACCCGTCGCTCCCGTTCCACGAGGAGACGCCCCGCGGTCGCGACGTGGAGAGCTACTACTACCAGCAGCGCGCGCGGTTCAACCGCCGGCCCTACGAGGGCGAGTTCGACCCCTTAGAGGAGGCCGCCCTCCTGTTGTACCTCAACCGGACCTGTTACAACGGGCTCTACCGCGAGAACGCCGACGGGGGGTTCAACGTCCCCGTGGGGCAGTACGCCGACCCGGACTGGGTCCAGCGCGACCGGATCCGCCGCGCGAGCGACGTGCTCGCGAGCGCCGAGATCCGAAACGACGACTTCGCGTACGTCCTCGACGCCGCCGAGCCCGGCGACCTCGTCTACTTCGACCCGCCGTACGAGCCGATGAGCGCGACCGCGAACTTCAACGAGTACGGCGCCGACGGGTTCGACCGCGAGGACCAGCGCCGGCTGCTCGACGTCGCTGGCGAGCTGGACGAGGCGGGCGTCCGGGTCGTGTTGAGCAACAGCGGCGTGATGTACGAGCCGTACGCCGACGCGGGGTTCCGCGTCGATCGCGAGGACGCGACCCGCGCGATCAACAGCGACGCCGACAACCGGGACGCCGTCGACGAGATCGTCGCGACGAACGTGCCGCCCGACGAGCGACGGACGGCGGGCCAGCGCGAGCTCTCCGGGTTCTGA